In Lacrimispora indolis DSM 755, a genomic segment contains:
- a CDS encoding superoxide dismutase → MNEHYPFVNPPLPYDYDALEPCIDTKTMCLHHDRHLQAYVDNLNKTLKNCPDLQSWSLKKLLCNADCLQKDVQKSVRNNGGGVYNHIFYFNGMSNSETRCQAGMLYYALVMDFGSIEAFYTEFEEKAMSVFGSGYAWLVVDQCGKLKIVTTANQDTPIVQNLCPVLTIDVWEHAYYLLHYNERDAYIQNWFQVIDWERANKNYRKCLACRN, encoded by the coding sequence ATGAATGAGCATTATCCATTTGTAAATCCACCCCTACCTTATGATTATGATGCGTTAGAGCCGTGCATCGACACAAAGACCATGTGCCTTCATCATGACAGGCACTTACAGGCCTATGTAGATAACCTCAATAAGACCCTAAAAAACTGTCCGGACCTGCAAAGCTGGTCCTTGAAAAAGCTGCTCTGCAACGCAGACTGCCTGCAAAAAGACGTTCAGAAGTCCGTCAGGAATAACGGAGGCGGAGTTTACAACCATATCTTCTATTTTAACGGTATGTCAAACTCTGAAACCCGCTGCCAGGCCGGAATGCTCTATTATGCGCTGGTCATGGATTTCGGGTCAATAGAAGCCTTTTACACGGAATTCGAGGAAAAAGCAATGTCCGTCTTTGGCTCCGGTTACGCATGGCTGGTTGTGGACCAATGCGGCAAGCTTAAAATCGTAACCACAGCAAATCAGGATACCCCCATTGTTCAAAATCTCTGCCCGGTCCTTACCATAGACGTGTGGGAGCATGCCTACTACTTACTGCACTACAACGAACGGGATGCATACATCCAAAACTGGTTCCAGGTAATAGACTGGGAACGCGCCAATAAGAATTACCGGAAATGCCTGGCATGCAGGAACTAA
- a CDS encoding efflux RND transporter periplasmic adaptor subunit — MKKIFTGFMAAAILLGSLTGCGAENQQTEVTVAVAKSGKDLSTMVWQGTVEALSSVDVMPNGSGKILEIPVKEGDHVSSGDVLFQVDDQDARLQLEQAKAGYQAAEAAFKNAEKANQQNTGVRPAEIAFNTARDNFSRMQVLYEGGAVSQAEYEGAKAQMDTAAVQLQAATNGQAGNYEVTKAQLDSAKASLDIVQKKFDDCKVTSPISGMVTNVYVEIGQMVSPQIKSMTVIDDSGKKVKIQVADMDIDQLKTGMDMRVSLQPLGESCQGTISEISAVTNASTGMFTVTVQLEEASKVSYIGLTADLRVSDNKENSSVYIPAKCIQSDDSGAFVYKVSDGSAVRTAITEGRKKNAYYEVSQGLSEGDEVVMQSSSPLEDGKQVHVLTVK; from the coding sequence ATGAAAAAAATATTCACGGGTTTTATGGCAGCGGCTATACTGTTGGGCTCGCTTACAGGCTGCGGGGCAGAAAATCAGCAGACTGAGGTTACCGTTGCGGTGGCGAAATCGGGAAAAGATCTGTCTACCATGGTATGGCAGGGAACCGTGGAAGCTCTCAGCAGTGTTGATGTGATGCCAAACGGCAGCGGAAAGATTTTAGAGATCCCGGTAAAGGAAGGAGATCATGTAAGTTCAGGAGACGTTTTGTTCCAGGTGGATGACCAGGATGCAAGGCTGCAGCTGGAGCAGGCAAAGGCAGGCTATCAGGCAGCGGAAGCCGCTTTTAAAAATGCGGAAAAAGCAAACCAGCAGAATACAGGCGTAAGGCCGGCAGAGATCGCCTTTAACACAGCAAGGGATAATTTCAGCCGCATGCAGGTCCTGTATGAAGGAGGCGCCGTTTCCCAGGCAGAGTATGAAGGGGCAAAGGCTCAGATGGATACGGCCGCCGTACAGCTTCAGGCAGCCACCAACGGGCAGGCAGGTAATTATGAAGTTACAAAGGCCCAGCTGGACAGCGCCAAGGCTTCCCTGGATATCGTACAGAAGAAATTTGACGACTGTAAGGTTACTTCCCCCATATCCGGAATGGTGACAAACGTTTATGTGGAAATAGGCCAGATGGTTTCTCCCCAGATCAAGTCCATGACAGTCATTGACGACAGCGGAAAGAAAGTGAAGATCCAGGTGGCTGACATGGACATTGACCAGCTGAAAACCGGAATGGACATGAGGGTCAGCCTTCAGCCATTAGGCGAAAGCTGCCAGGGAACTATTTCCGAAATATCCGCGGTTACCAATGCTTCAACAGGGATGTTCACGGTGACCGTGCAGCTGGAAGAGGCAAGCAAGGTCAGCTATATCGGCCTGACAGCAGATTTAAGAGTATCTGATAATAAGGAAAACAGCTCTGTATACATTCCGGCAAAGTGTATCCAGTCCGACGATTCCGGAGCTTTTGTATACAAGGTTTCCGATGGAAGCGCGGTCAGGACAGCAATCACGGAGGGAAGAAAAAAGAACGCTTATTATGAAGTTTCCCAGGGACTTTCCGAAGGGGACGAAGTGGTGATGCAGAGCAGCAGTCCTTTGGAGGATGGCAAACAGGTGCATGTACTGACTGTAAAATAG
- a CDS encoding efflux RND transporter periplasmic adaptor subunit, whose translation MQENKHINVEDQEVKTGAGKLKKIIAPLLILLVLAGCVGGYYVYDSSVSYFKTNNAKVTAKLYSVKAVTNGKLLSWEVENGDLVEQDQVLGRQEVLPYITAPISGTVVKNDGAVNQTVALGSELALVADTLNLYVGVNVEETDIMKVRLGQRVDVKLDAYPGKTFKGQVTEIDPATQTYFSGNSSFNTSGEYTKVTQLIPIKVAIENEENLPLVFGMNASVKIHLK comes from the coding sequence ATGCAGGAAAACAAACATATCAATGTTGAGGATCAGGAAGTAAAGACAGGGGCAGGAAAACTGAAAAAGATCATAGCTCCCCTTCTGATCCTGCTGGTGCTTGCCGGATGCGTGGGCGGATATTATGTCTATGACTCAAGCGTATCCTATTTTAAAACAAATAACGCAAAGGTGACGGCAAAGCTGTATTCCGTAAAGGCGGTAACAAACGGAAAGCTTTTGTCTTGGGAGGTGGAAAACGGCGACCTGGTGGAGCAGGACCAGGTGCTGGGGCGGCAGGAAGTCCTTCCCTATATCACTGCTCCCATTTCCGGAACAGTGGTAAAAAATGACGGGGCAGTCAACCAGACAGTGGCCCTGGGATCAGAGCTTGCGCTGGTAGCTGACACCTTAAATCTGTACGTCGGAGTGAATGTGGAAGAAACAGATATTATGAAGGTCCGCCTGGGACAGCGGGTGGATGTGAAACTGGATGCATATCCCGGAAAGACCTTTAAAGGGCAGGTGACCGAGATTGATCCAGCCACCCAGACTTATTTTTCCGGAAATTCCAGCTTTAACACCAGCGGGGAATACACTAAGGTGACTCAGCTGATACCCATTAAGGTGGCGATCGAAAACGAAGAAAATCTTCCCCTTGTATTTGGCATGAATGCATCAGTTAAAATACATCTGAAATGA